ATTGCTCACATCGACCACGGGAAATCAACCCTCGCCGATCGCTTGCTACAAGCCACTGGCACTGTTGACGAGCGGCAGATGAAGGAACAGTTTCTCGACAATATGGATCTGGAACGGGAGCGCGGCATTACGATTAAGCTGCAAGCTGCCCGGATGAACTATACAGCAAAAGATGGTCAGCAGTATGTGCTGAACTTGATTGATACTCCGGGTCATGTAGACTTTTCTTATGAGGTGTCACGCAGCCTTGTTGCTTGTGAAGGAGCGCTATTGGTAGTAGATGCGTCCCAAGGTGTGGAGGCGCAAACTTTGGCAAATGTATATTTAGCCTTAGAGAATAACCTGGAAATTATCCCGGTTTTGAATAAAATCGATTTGCCTGGGGCAGAACCAGAACGGGTAATTGGCGAGATTGAAGAAATTATCGGTCTAGATTGCAGTGGTGCAATTCTTGCCTCTGCTAAAGAAGGAATTGGTATTAATGAGATTTTAGAAGCAGTTGTTGAGCGGATACCGCCACCGCCCAATACGATAAATGAACGTTTACGGGCGTTGATTTTTGATAGCTATTACGACAGTTACCGGGGAGTAATTGTATATTTCCGGGTGATGGATGGCACGTTAAAAAAAGGCGATCGCATCCATTTAATGGCATCTGGTAAAGAATTTGAAATTGATGAGTTAGGCGTTCTTTCTCCCACTCAAAAGCAAGTTGATGAACTCCATGCTGGGGAAGTAGGCTATTTGGGAGCGGCAATTAAAGCTGTAGCTGATGCACGTGTAGGAGACACAATTACCCTCAGTAAGGCGAAAGCGGAAGCACCCTTGCCAGGTTATGCAGAAGCTAACCCGATGGTTTTTTGCGGGATGTTCCCCATTGATGCTGACCAATTTGAAGATTTGCGGGAAGCCTTAGAAAAGCTCGAACTCAACGACGCAGCACTACACTACGAACCAGAAACTTCTAGCGCGATGGGGTTTGGTTTCCGTTGCGGGTTCTTGGGTTTGCTGCACATGGAAATTGTCCAGGAACGTTTAGAGCGAGAGTATAACCTAGATTTAATCATTACAGCCCCCTCGGTGGTTTATAAGGTGATCACCCTCAAAGGTGAGGAACTCTATATCGATAATCCCAGCCGTTTACCTTCTCCCAACGATCGTGAAAAAATTGAAGAACCCTACGTCCAAGTAGAGATGATTACGCCGGAAACTTATGTTGGCAGCTTGATGGAGTTGTCACAAAATCGTCGTGGTATCTTCAAGGATATGAAATATCTCGCCCAAGGACGTACTACACTCACTTACGAATTACCCTTGGCAGAGGTAGTCACCGACTTTTTTGACCAAATGAAGTCGCGATCGCGCGGTTACGCCAGTATGGAATATCACATCATCGGCTACCGTGAAAATCCTTTGGTAAAGCTGGATATCATGATTAACGGCGATCCTGTGGATTCCTTGGCGATGATTGTACATCGGGATAAAGCTTACAACGTCGGGCGAGCAATGGCGGAAAAACTCAAGGAACTAATTCCCCGCCATCAATTCAAAGTGCCAATTCAAGCATCTATTGGCAGTAAAGTTATCGCCAGCGAACACATCCCCGCTTTGCGAAAAGACGTGCTTGCTAAATGCTACGGTGGTGATATTAGCCGCAAGAAAAAACTTTTGCAGAAACAAGCAAAAGGTAAAAAGCGGATGAAATCTGTGGGTACTGTGGACGTACCGCAGGAAGCTTTTATGGCTGTACTGCGCTTGGATCAAAGCTAATTTGGTAGACAATTACAGCATCGTTTGAGGCATCATAACCCAACAGTACTAAGATACTTGTTGGGTTTTGCTAATTTTTTAACTTAACACTATTGACCTGATAGCGAATTAAGGAACAAGTAAGAGGAATCTGAGAAGGGTAATACCAATTTCAAAAAAGAATGTGACAAGTAGACCATCTGTAGAGACGCGATTCATCGCGTCTTCACCCAAGGATGTGTTGCAATCATTAATTGAATTGGTATAAATTCCTCATTTTTGCTTCATTTGTTTTAAAAGGGCAACATTTCTTGGTTACAGCCGTCTTTTCTAGATAGGCTGTACTTTTCGCTTGGGCAAATAGGGAGATGGATTTACAGTTTTTCCCTAAGAGTGAAAACAGATTAAGCGCTTCTATGCACAGCTAACAGAAGCTAGACAACCATTAAAAGAGTTAAAAGGGGGTGACAGACTTCCTTTAAATTTGGCTTTTATAGGGTAATCTTTTTAGATGTTTCATAAGGTCTTTGCTGATTTCTCCAACCTTGATAACCTGTAATCAGCTTTATCAAAAAAGTGTTAAAAAATTCAAACATTATTTTAGTATATATACTCACTGCAACTGTCAGAGTTGTATTTTTAGATAAATGTAGTTTTTTAAATATTTGTAAAGCATCAGGGGGTTTAATAAATGAAGATACTGGTACTAAGTTGGGAATTTCCACCAAGGATAGTTGGGGGAATTGCGCGTCATGTAGCGGAGTTGTATCCGGAGCTGGTTAAGCTAGGACATGAAATCCACCTGATTACAGCGGAATTTGGTCAAGCTTCGATGTATGAAGTTGTTGAGGGAATAAAAGTACATCGAGTACCAGTGTCTCATAGTAATGACTTTTTCCACTGGGTAGTCAATCTTAATCAGAGCATGGGGGATCACGGTGGGAAGTTAATTCTGGAGGAAGGGCCTTTTGATTTAATTCATGCTCATGATTGGTTAGTAGGAGATGCAGCGATCGCTCTCAAACATAACTTTAAAATCCCTCTAATTGCCACAATTCACGCTACTGAATACGGACGTTATAACGGCATTTACACAGAAACACAAAACTATATTAATGGTAAAGAAAATTTACTAGCTTACGATGCTTGGCGGATTATTGTTTGTAGTGACTATATGCAGCGGGAAGTAGAACGAGCATTACACAGTCATTGGAACAAAATTGATGTCATTTATAACGGTATTCGAGCCGAAAAGAAACAGCACCACGAAGATTTTCATGCGCTGGATTTTCGTCGCCAATTTGCCACAGACGATGAAAAAATAGTTTATTATCTCGGTCGCATGACCTATGAAAAGGGTGTACCTGTACTCCTGAATGCTGCACCTAAGATATTGGGAGAAATGGGAGGTAATGTTAAGTTTGTGATTGTTGGTGGTGGTAATACCGACCATCTCAAACGTCAAGCCTGGGATTTAGGAATTTGGCACAAATGTTATTTTACTGGCTTTCTCTCCGATGAATACTTAGATAAATTTCAAACCGTCGCTGACTGTGCCGTGTTTCCCAGTCTTTACGAACCCTTTGGGATTGTAGCTTTAGAAAGTTTTGCTTCTCGTGTACCAGTGGTAGTTTCAAATACTGGCGGTTTTCCAGAAGTGGTGCAACATAATAAAACAGGCATTGTTACCTGGGTGAACAATCCTGATTCCCTGGCTTGGGGGATTTTAGAAGTGTTGAGAAATCCAGGATATCGGCAATGGCTGGTGGATAATGCTTATAACGATTTAGAGCGACGCTTCAGCTGGCCGAAATTAGCCAAGCAAACAGAAAAAGTTTATCAGCGAGTTGTACAAGAGCGATCGCAAGTTGTTTGGTGATAAATGATAACCCCGGTATTTGGAAGATGCCGGGATTTTGGCACAAATCAAGTGAAGAAATATAAATTTATTTTTACACTTGCATAAATCCTTAATAAACCTTTGATAGATATACAAAAGGCGCTGCTTAAAAAACCTCAGCAGTGCAGATTTATGCTGATTTCGGATGCTATTTTGCAATTCCGGTCAACAGTAAAAAAATTAATTTAGCAAGGATTACTATATGAAACTGCTACCTTTGGATAAACTAGGAGCTAGAGAAGCCAATGGTGTTGTTGATTTTGGAGTATTTCTTCCTTGGGTGTCTAAAAATGATGGTAATCGGTTATGGGTTAAAGTTATCCATGAACAAGATCAATTCTTACAAGACATTCAACCATTAGAATTTGAACTAGAACATTCTATAGATACAGAATATGGTGATTATTGGTCAACGCAAATAAACATCAATACTCAATCAAAACCCCGCCAAAACTCTGCATGGGGACAGCCAGGAAGATATGTTTACCGCTATTTTTTACGTAATCCCAATAAGGGAGAAATAGATTGGATTATTGACCCCTTCGCTAGAGAATTTGGTGTAGGGAAATTATCCGCTTTCACATTAGGATATCAACCATATCAATGGAGTCAGCAAGAAATTAACTGGAAAACTCCAGACTTAAAAAATCTGGTAATGTACGAATTAATGATTGCTGAGTTTGGTGTAGATGTCGACAAAACCATTGATAAACTTAACTATCTAACAGATTTAGGAGTTAATTGTATTGAAATTATGCCCCTTTCTAACGTAGGCTTAACAGTAGATTGGGGCTTTTTACCAATTGGCTACTTTGGTGTAGATGAGCGATTTGGCAAAAGAAAAGATTTACAGAAGCTAATTGACGCAGCACATCAAAACAATATTGCTGTGATTGTAGATTCTGTTTATGGTCACACCAGTGATAGTTTTCCCTATTCTTATCTGTACAGAAAGTTAGAATATCGCGATAACCCTTTTATGGGGTCATTTGCTAAAGATTATTTTGGCGAAAGCACAGACTACAAACGTAAGTTTACCCAAGACTTTTTCTACACAGTGAACTATCACTGGTTAGATGTTTATCATGTTGACGGCTTCCGTTATGACTGCGTACCTAACTATTGGGATGGGTCTACAGGAGTTGGTTACGCTAATTTAGTTTTTAACACTTACAACACCGTCAAAGACAAAAAAACTGCTGGTGAATACTGGGGAAGATTTTTTGACAATAACACAATCAACTTGATTCAGTGTGCTGAGCAATTAGAAGGGCCAAGAGAGATTTTGGAACAGACTTATACCAATAGTACTTGGCAAAATGAAACGTTGGATGCTGCTAAAAAGGTAGCTGCTGGTAGTCGAGGTGATTTAGCTAATCTCGGCTTTAAATTAGGTCTAGATAATTATCCAGAAGAGATTACTAATGATGGTAACAAAATTGCCAAGACAGCACTGCAATATATAGAAACTCACGACCATTCCCGCTTTGTTTGTAACTTTGGTGCGATCGCACGCGACAATGATTTATTACAAGAGGGTAATCGCGAACTGTGGTACAAAGTCCAGCCTTACCTAATTGGGATTTTGACTGCTAAAGGTGTTCCCTTGCTTTGGCAAGGTCAAGAATTTGGCGAAAATTATTACCTTCCTGAACAAGGTTTTGGACGCGTGATGTTGCTGCGGCCTGTGCGTTGGGATTATGTTTATGATCTAATTGGTAAAAATGTACTTGCCTTAGTACGGAAGTTGATTAAACTACGCCGTCAACAACCCCAATTTACACAAGGCGAACACTTCTTTTACAATAATTACGATCGCTACCACTCAAAAAATGTCCTGCTATTCTCGCGCAAATACGCCAACAAGTTCAGCTTAGTAGCACTCAACTTTGGCGATAGTGATCAAAGTGTCCCCTTCTGGTTCCCTATTGGTGGCGATTATCAGGAAGAATTGAATGGGGAAAATAATTTAATTGGCGTTCCCAGTAATTCAGAATATTGGGTAAATATTCCTTCTAACTACGGAAGAATTTGGACGGTGACAATTAATTCGTAATTCGTAATGACGCTGGTTCGCGCAGCGTGCCGTAGGCAAGACTCGCTAACGCTACGCTAACGTAATTCGTAATTATGTAGAGACCTGCTGTTTGAAGCGTCTCTACATAAAGTTTCTGGTTTTTTCTATAGTCCAATACGCTTGGCTAAGGAAGTCGACACTCAGACTTCTCTGTGTCTGAACTAACCGAAAATCAACATTTTTAACCCGCGTAGGCGGGTTTTGTTTGTGTAGCCGCGACTTCCGGTCGCCTTTAGGAAAATTGGTATAACGCAAAGAATTAATGATTACCATGCATTATTTGGGATTAAAAAACAGTACAAAGGCTGTACGCTGGAAATTTCACCTTTACTGGGCGAAAGTTAAGTTAATACGCTTTTAAGTTGCACATTTTTTCGTTAAGACTGTCCTTTGTCCTTTGTAAATACGAATGACCAATGACTAATGACCCTCCGGGTGAGTGCAAAGCGCACGCCAGTTGTTCATTTTGGAAATCAAAAAGACCACACTGGCTCACCAATAACGAGTAAATATGCAGTTAAAGTGCGTAACAGCTTAAGTTGCTTAGCACCAGAAGTTTAATATGACAAGGACTTTCCCAAATATAGCAAAGTACTTGAAGAGAGCAGGAATCAAGTTGTTGAAGATGGGAACCTCCTTTATAACCCGTTTGATAGCTAACTTGAAACGCTACTTGCTGGGCGATACTGCTGATGTCCGTTCCTCCTCAGTCAGTCCAGCCCCCTCCTTAGCAGGCCCAGTCCTGTGTTTGGGTGGAGGTGGGCCCGATGTAGATGAGGCTATCCAGTGGATGATTAACCAAGTTAAACGAGGTAATAACTACGCCGCCAAAGTTAATGTTGTAGTAATCCGCACTTATGGTAACCATGATTACAATCGGCTAATTTCTGATATGAAGGGCGTCAACTATGTAGAGACCCTAATTATTAGCAATAGACAAGAAGCAAACAAAGCTGAAATTGTTGAGAAAATCAGAAATGCTGATGTGATTTTCTTTGCCGGCGGCGACCAATGTGAATACACTCGTAGTTGGAAAGATACCAAATTAGAGGCTGCTGTCAAGTCAGTTTATATGAAGGGTGGTGGCATTGGTGGCACTAGTGCGGGTGCGATGATTCAAAGTGAATTTGTTTACGATGCTTGTGCTTCTTCCGAAATCGGCATTGAAACTAGAGACGCACTCGAAGATCCCTACCGAGATATTACCTTTACTTACAACTTTTTCAAATGGAGTAATCTAAAGGGAACTATCGTAGATACGCACTTTGACAGCCGTAAAAGAATGGGTCGAATTATGGCTTTTATTGCTCGTCAGATTAAAGATGGTATATCTAAAAGTGCTTTAGGTATAGCCATTAGTGAGGAGACATCGGTTGTTATTGATAGAAACGGTCTAGCAAAAGTTATGGGTAGAGGTGCGGCGTACTTTGTACTTGGAGATCATAAGCCAGAAGTATGCGAACCTCGAACTCCTCTAACCTTTTCCGACTACAAAATTTGGAGAGTTCCTCGTGGTGACACCTTCAATTTGAGAAACAGACCAACATCAGGATACTATCTCAGGAGCGTGAAGCGGGGAAAATTTAATTCAGATCCGTATTGAGTAGAGACACGATTAATTGCGTCTGTACAGTAGCCAAAAGTGATTGGTCTGTATTTATTTCCCTCTGCTCCTCCCCTTCTACACCAGGGTTGCTTGCTTACGTAAACTTTGAATTGTGGCGATCGCATTTTTTGCCACTTGCTCAATTTCTTCTTGAGTATTAAATCGTCCAATGCCAAATCGTACCGAGGCATACGCTAGCTGTTCGGAATGTCCCAGTGCTGTCAGAACATGAGAGGGTGCAGTAGTCGCCGATGAGCAAGCAGAACCAGAAGACACCGCCATCACTGGTTGTAATCCTAGTAAAAGTGCAGCTCCATCTACCCCCTCAACACTGATATTTAAGTTTCCTGCTAATCGCTGGGTGGAATGTCCGTTGAGGTGAATTCCTTCGAGTTGCGAAAGTTGTTCCCACAATTTTTGTCTGAGTTCGGTAAGGCGCTGATTTTCTGTTGCTTGTTCTGCCAAAGCTATTTCTACAGCTTTGCCAAAGCCGACAATTTGGGGTGTATACAAAGTACCAGAACGCATCCCCCGCTCGTGTCCACCACCGTGTTGCTGAGGTGCAAGTTGGACTCTGGGATTGCGCCTGCGGACGTATAATGCCCCAATGCCCTTTGGCCCGTAGGCTTTGTGCGCGGTTAGCGACATCAAATCAATTTTCATCGCCTGCACATCAAGGGGAATTTTACCAATAGCTTGGGCTGCATCGCTGTGGAATATGATATTGCGATCGCGGCACATTTCCCCAATTTCTGCCAATGGCTGCAACACACCAATTTCGTTATTTGCAGCCATCACCGATACCAAAATTGTCTCTGGACGGAAAGCTTTTTCTAACTCAGTTAAATCAACCAGTCCATCTTTTTTAACTGGAAGAATAGTAATTTCAAAACCGAGAGTTTTTAAATATTTGCAAGGGTCAAGAACTGCGCTATGTTCTGTAGCAATAGTAATAATATGCTGACCTTTTTGAAAATAAGCTTCAGCAACACCTTTAATAGCTAAATTATTTGCTTCTGTTGCACCGCTAGTAAAAATAATTTCTTCTGGTGTGGTGTTGATTGCTGTTGCTAATATTTCTCGCGTTTGTTTGACAGCAGCTTCTGCTTCCCAGCCATAAACATGACCAATACTGGATGGATTGCCAAAGTGTTCTGTGAAGTAGGGTAGCATTGCTGCCAGTACCCGTTCATCTACAGGCGTGGTGGCGTGGCAATCGAGATAAATAGGGCGAATAGACATAAATTAACTTAAAATTTGACTCAAGTTTTTTAATATACTTAGAACCTGATGTAATTCATTTTTTCGTTTCAACAGTGTAAATTGGTCAGATAGAGCATACTTTTGCTGATTTTCTTGGGTAAGTTTCAGGAAAATAAAATCACTACCATTTGTTACTAATCCAAACGCAGGTTTATTTTGAGTAGGATTAGCTAGCATATAAACCAGTGCTTGAGGCACGGCTTCTAAAAGAGAAAAACTAGACCTTTTAGATTCAATCACTAACAACCAAAATTGTTCTTGAATAACTAAAATATCAATTCTACCTCTAATAATTTCTCCTTCATCCTCCGCAGAAATTTCTATTGATTGCTCACCTCTAATATAAAAAGGCTCATCATAAAATCCAGCTAAGTTAAGTAAAGGAGATAAAACTACTAATTTTACAATTTCTTCTGACAATGGGGGACGTTTGACTAAACGGAGAAAATGAAGTTTTACTCTGTCTAAATCTTGCTTTTCTAAATCTGTAATTTCTGGTAACCTTTCAAGCCATTCTGTAAAGAATACCTCTTCTTCAGCTAGTTGTAGACCAAATCTTTCTTCCAGATATGCAAGTCCAATATTTTGGGCTTGGATAAATTGAACCATAGTTAATTCTAAACTTGCAAGAAGCCTAATTCTTTACTTCAATCATAGCGCGAGCAGTTTATAAATCTATTTCACTAGAGTTATAAATATCCTCGAGTGACTCTTTATTTATCCAAATAGGTTTTAGCTGCTCATGCCGGACTTGATGGGGCTGCTAATTCTTGGAGTTTAGCTAACACTGACTGAGCATGACCTTTAGTTTTTACATTTGGCCAAGCATAAGCAATAATTCTATCAGGTGAAATCAAGAAGGTTGACCGAACTACACCCATATATTCTTTACCCATAAACTTTTTTAAGCGCCAAGCGCCGTAAGATTCTATGAGTTCATGTTCTGGGTCACTTAAGAGAGTGATAGATAAGTTATGTTTGCTGATAAATTTACAATGGGATTTACCCGAATCTGGACTAACGCCTAAAATTTTCGCTCCTAGTGCGCTGAAGTCTTGATATAAGTCAGTAAAATCTTTTGCTTCGGTGGTGCAACCTGGGGTGTCATCTTTGGGGTAAAAATAGAGGATAATCCATTGACCGCTCAAATTATCTAGGCTGACTAGGTTGTCATTTTGGTCAGGAATGGAGAAATCAGGTGCTGGTTGCCCTGCTTGGGGAATGTTGCTCATGATTAAGACTGTGAGAAATTGCGATGCCTTTAAATTCTACCCAGATTAAGCGATCACATAAAACTTCAAGCGCCCAGATTCATAGAATCTGAGCGCTTGAATATTAGGTTGCAGAGAAACTTCTGCTAAGTTGTGGAATTAAACAGGCATCATTTCCATAGCTCTGCAAGCTTCTGCACACTTGCGGCAAGCGGCAGCGCATTCCATCATTTTCGGATCATCGTTCATGTTTTCGCAAGCCATTGCACAGCGATCGCACATTTCCGCGCAAAGCATACAAGTGCGTCCCATAAACTCAGAACCACCCATCATCATGTTCATACACATCATGCACATTTCAGCGCAGTCACGCATCATGCTCATCATGCTCATCATACCCATGTCCATTTGCTTACCAGCTTTGCTCATGCAGTAAGTCATGGTTTCCATGCACATTTTGTGACATTCCATGCAAGCATCCATGCAAGTTTGCATTTCGTCAGTCATGGTTTCGGTCATCATCATCATCATAAGAAATATCTCCTGATTTGTTGATGCATAGGTAGCGTCCTTTAAAGGACTACTTTTAACAGTAATCCTATCTTTTTAAGGAGTCAATAGGGTTTTTTGTGCCGAAAGTTATAAGTCTACTATCCCGATATAATTACCGGAAATTTGGATAAATTCTACAGAAGCTTAGTGCTGTTTTTCTGAATATTCTTACCAACTAAGGGATAGAAACTCCCCTAATCGAGTAGAGATTTGTCAAGCTTGTCTACTTTTAACTTAGAGATGAGAATTTAGAGCTATATTTCTGTAGGTCTATTGTCTAGTTTTTTTGATAAATCCTGTAGAAAAAGATTTATGAACTTCTATTAAGGCATAAGTTATTAACTTCTATTAACTACAATATAGATACCCATCAAGATAGTAAGCGTAAGCTACGCAAACACAATGCCGGATGAAAATGTCTATTTTCCATGCCCAATTTTCAAGCCAAAGCATTTTCTAAATCAGCTTGTAAATCCAGCGGATGCTCAATTCCTACAGAAAGACGAATTAAATTATCTTTAATGCCGCGTTTAAGTCGTTCAGCTTCTGGTATTGAGCCATGAGTCATTTTTGCAGGATAGCAAAGCAGTGATTCCACCCCGCCTAAACTTTCAGCCAGCAAAAATAACTTGAGTCGCGAAGCGAATTTTTCAACTTCAGCAAAACCACCTTTTAATTCCAAACTAATCATCCCCCCAAAGCCAGACATTTGCTCTTTAGCTAGTTGATGTTGTTCATGGCTAGGCAAACCAGGATAATAAATTCGCTCGACTTTGGGATGCTTTTCTAAAAATTTAGCTAAGAATAAAGCATTTTTTTCGTGTTCTCGCATTCTTATAGCCAAGGTTTTAATACCCCGCAAGACTAACCAGCTATCAAAAGGACTTGGAACTGCCCCGATCGCATTTTGATAAAACTTCAGTTCGGTGTAGAGTTGTTCGTTAGAAGTGATAACTGCGCCACCAATAACGTCGCTGTGTCCTCCTAGATATTTAGTAGTACTGTGAACTACAATATCTGCACCTAATTCTAGTGGTCTTTGAAAATAAGGACTGACAAAGGTATTATCTACAACTAGAATGAGATTGTTTTTATGAGCAATATTTGCCAGTACTGTAATATCAACAATTTTTAACAATGGGTTGGTGGGGGTTTCAATCCAAATTAACTTGGTATTGGGCTGAATAAAAGTTTCAAAGTCAGTGATGTTATCAATATCTACATAGGTAGTTGTCACACCCCAATTTTTCACAACTCTTTCTAACAAACGATAAGTACCGCCATATAAATCATCACCCGCAAGAATATGATCACCACTTTTGAGTAAACTTAATACAGTGGTAGTGGCAGCTAACCCAGAGGCAAACGCCAAACCAAATTTACCATTTTCAAGTGAAGCGAGAGATTCTTCTAAAGCATTACGGGTTGGGTTTCCAGTACGAGAATATTCATATCCTTTGTGTTTTCCTATCGCTTCTTGCTCATAGGTGGAAGTCAAATATATGGGGACAATTACAGCGCCAGTCTGGGGATCTGGTTGTTGCCCTTCATGAATTGCTCTAGTTTCAAATTCCATTGTTTTCTCTTGCTTCTTCTTGGGTTTGACTAATCCAATATCTAATTAAGTCGGCTCTAGTAATTAAGCCAATAGGGACATCATGCCGCTTAATAATAATTCCTGTAGTTCCTGATAAAAGCACTCGATAAGCTTCAGAAACATCAACATCTTCATCAAGAATTGGCAGCGGTTTACCCATAACTGCGGAAACTTCTTGGTTAGAAAAATTGATGCCATCATGAAGGCACTTCATTAAAGATGCTTCATTCAAGCTTCCTACTACATGATTGTTATCAATCACTGGTAACTGTGAAATATTTAGCTTTTGTAGGTAGTTTGTAGCTTTGCTCAAGGTATCGCGGGGACTCACAGCAACTAAAGAAGGGAAATCAGTTTTTTGCGCTAATATTTCGCCAATTTTTATAGCTATGACTGTTTTACCTTCCCAAAATCCATTTTCCTGCATCCAGACATCAGAATAGATTTTGTTTATGTAGTTTCTGCCTGTATCTGGTAATAGCACTACAATATACTTCGGTTCTGATAATCGAGCTGCATACTTGAGCGCGGCGGCTACTGCTGTACCACAGGAACCTCCTACTAGTAAACCTTCCTCTCGTGCTAAGCGACGAGCCATATTAAAAGATTCTTTATCGCTAACGCGAATCATTTCATCGACTAGTTGGCGATTAAAAGTTTTGGGAATAAAGTCTTCGCCAATTCCTTCAACTTTGTAAGATTTAGGAGTATCGCCGGAAAGAATTGAACCCTCTGGATCTGCACCAACAATTACTATATTTGGATTTTGCTCTTTAAGATATTTGGCAACTCCTGAAATTGTGCCGCCTGTTCCCATACCAGCAACAAAAACATCAACTTTACCATTACTATCTGACCAAATTTCTGGCCCAGTAGTTAAGTAGTGCGCTAGAGGATTATTTGGATTTTCAAATTGATTTGGTCTGTATGCTCCTGGGATTTCTTTGGCTAGTCTTTCGGCTACACCGTTATAACTGTCTGGCGAGTCAGGTGCTACAGATGTGGGAGTAACAACTACTTCTGCACCATAAGCTTTGAGCAAGTTGATTTTATCTTGGCTCATTTTATCGGGCATGACGAAGATGCAGCGATATTTTTTTACGGCTGCAATTAGTGCGAGTCCTACACCAGTGTTACCTGCGGTGGCTTCAATAATAGTGCCGCCTGGT
This region of Nostoc sp. UHCC 0302 genomic DNA includes:
- the bcp gene encoding thioredoxin-dependent thiol peroxidase, with product MSNIPQAGQPAPDFSIPDQNDNLVSLDNLSGQWIILYFYPKDDTPGCTTEAKDFTDLYQDFSALGAKILGVSPDSGKSHCKFISKHNLSITLLSDPEHELIESYGAWRLKKFMGKEYMGVVRSTFLISPDRIIAYAWPNVKTKGHAQSVLAKLQELAAPSSPA
- a CDS encoding four-helix bundle copper-binding protein, with product MMMMMTETMTDEMQTCMDACMECHKMCMETMTYCMSKAGKQMDMGMMSMMSMMRDCAEMCMMCMNMMMGGSEFMGRTCMLCAEMCDRCAMACENMNDDPKMMECAAACRKCAEACRAMEMMPV
- a CDS encoding cystathionine gamma-synthase, which translates into the protein MEFETRAIHEGQQPDPQTGAVIVPIYLTSTYEQEAIGKHKGYEYSRTGNPTRNALEESLASLENGKFGLAFASGLAATTTVLSLLKSGDHILAGDDLYGGTYRLLERVVKNWGVTTTYVDIDNITDFETFIQPNTKLIWIETPTNPLLKIVDITVLANIAHKNNLILVVDNTFVSPYFQRPLELGADIVVHSTTKYLGGHSDVIGGAVITSNEQLYTELKFYQNAIGAVPSPFDSWLVLRGIKTLAIRMREHEKNALFLAKFLEKHPKVERIYYPGLPSHEQHQLAKEQMSGFGGMISLELKGGFAEVEKFASRLKLFLLAESLGGVESLLCYPAKMTHGSIPEAERLKRGIKDNLIRLSVGIEHPLDLQADLENALA
- a CDS encoding cystathionine beta-synthase translates to MATYDNILQAIGRTPLVRLNTITQDIHSPIFTKVEYLNPGGSTKDRIALTMIEAAEKTGQLQPGGTIIEATAGNTGVGLALIAAVKKYRCIFVMPDKMSQDKINLLKAYGAEVVVTPTSVAPDSPDSYNGVAERLAKEIPGAYRPNQFENPNNPLAHYLTTGPEIWSDSNGKVDVFVAGMGTGGTISGVAKYLKEQNPNIVIVGADPEGSILSGDTPKSYKVEGIGEDFIPKTFNRQLVDEMIRVSDKESFNMARRLAREEGLLVGGSCGTAVAAALKYAARLSEPKYIVVLLPDTGRNYINKIYSDVWMQENGFWEGKTVIAIKIGEILAQKTDFPSLVAVSPRDTLSKATNYLQKLNISQLPVIDNNHVVGSLNEASLMKCLHDGINFSNQEVSAVMGKPLPILDEDVDVSEAYRVLLSGTTGIIIKRHDVPIGLITRADLIRYWISQTQEEARENNGI